From Quercus lobata isolate SW786 chromosome 11, ValleyOak3.0 Primary Assembly, whole genome shotgun sequence:
GCCAACCCACCCAATGCATTTTCTTGACTGACTCCGAAGAgccccataaaaaatttctattaacTTTATCAATGTTGTCTAGGAGCTTACCCGAAAGGGCATTGCATTGCATGACATAAGCTGGAATGGTGGACGAAGAAGCTTGGACAAGAACCGCTCTGCCAGCAAAAGAGAGGAGGTTAGCCTTCCAACCAGCAAGTTTTTTCTTAACTCTCTCAAGGACAAAATTAAAGTCTTGGCTACTCGACCCACCCTCGATGCTGAATAGGAAACCCCAAATATTTGCCAAGATTAGGAGTTGaagaaaaccccaaaatatcACACAAGGATTCCCTCGTGTCTCTATCAACATTAGGGGAGAAAAACACTCTGGATTTGGCTTCGCTAACTGATTGACCAGATCTATTACAAAACTCATCCAAAGCATCTCTGATTGCAGAACAGTTGCTGCCGTTAGCCTTAGCGAATAACACAAGGTCATCTGCAAAGAAGAGGTGGGAAAAAGCGATACCGCTCCTAGACGCCTTAACAAGAGTCCAAAGTTTCTCCCTGcattttccttcaattaaatGCCCCAAGACATCCATGCAAAGAATAAAAAGATAGGGAGACAGGGGGTCCCCTTGCCGAATGCCTCGAGAAGGCCTAAATGGATCAAGGTTACCCCCGTTGAAAAGCACAGAAGTGGTGGTGGAGGACACACAATTCATAATAAGATCAATCAATTCCCTGGGAAAATTTGCTTTCAAAAGAGTTTCTCTGATAAAGCTCCATTCGAGCTTGTCATATGCCTTTTCAAGATCCACTTTGACTGCCAAATACCCCActcctcctttctttttactAATAGTGTGTATGAGCTCTTGCACGATGATTGCATTGTCAACTCCTTTCCTTCCCGGCACAAAAGCAGATTGAACAGGAGACACTAACTTATCCAACATTGGCCTAATTCTAGTGACTATAATTTTTGTGACCATCTTATAAACTGTATTGCAGAGGCTGATGGGGCGGTAGTTGCCAATGGTTTCTGGGCCTTGGATCTTGGGGATGAGAGCCACATTAGTTTTATTGAGAGCTTCAGGAATTTTCTTAGTCTCAAAGCATTTTTGAACTTCCTCCACAACTGAACTTCCAACTATCATCCAGAAACGCTGGAAGAACCCAGCATGAAGGCCATCCGGACTTGGAGCTTTTAGAGCCTTCATAGACTGCTTTAATTTCTTCCACTGAAACAGGTAGAGACAAATCATCTCTCTCTGTATCATAAAGCGCCACTTGCCACGGGGAGACGGGACCCGGTTGGAGTTTCGTTTCAAGGTGGCTCGTGGTGTATAGCTTAACAAAAGCTTCACGAACGAAACTCATGATCTGCGGCTCCTCTAGAATCCATTCTCCAACACTATTCTTTAAGcaagaaatttgatttctcctTCTTCGAACAATAGTGGACACGTGAAAAAAGGATGTATTTCTATCCCCAAGAACCATCCAATTCATTCTTGATTTCAGAGCCCATAGCTCCTGTTCTTGATTCAGCACCTCATTTAGCTCTCTTTGGAGCTCTTTCTCTAATTCCACCAAGAAGTTGGATGGCCATTCCGCTAGAGCTTTCTATGCACCATCTAGTCTGGCCATAACACGCCTCTTTTTAACAAATATGTTACCGAAGTGGTTTCGGTTCCAAATCGTAGCATCCTTAGTGAACTTCTCAACAGCTTCCTCAAAACAACTTGTACGACCCCAAGCATCCCTTACTATACTTGGAAAGGTCAGGTCATTAAGCTAGAAACTCTGGAACTTAAAAGGCTTGTTGAGACTGGAGTCAGCACTTGGTTCGAAATCAAGGAGAACAGGGCAATGGTCCGAGTGCACATGAGTTAAATGAGATACTCTGGCATTCGGATACAGGGTGCACCAATCCGGGTTCACGAAAAATCTGTCCAATCTCTCTTGGATAAGTCTTCTAATTCCCCTGCAATTAGACCAAGTAAACCTTGGTCCTGAGAAACCCAAATCCACCATATTGCAGGAGTCCAAACAATCCTTAAATAATAAGGACCTATTGGCATTAACTGTCCTGCCCCCAAACTTATCATTATCTGCAAGAACTTTGTTAAAGTCCCCTGCAATAATCCAGGGACTACTATGCAAACTAGCCACATTAACAAGGTTTTTCCATAAAATACATCTTTCATTAAATTTAGGACTAGCATAAACCGCAGATAAAAAGCATTGAGTATCAGAGGGTCTCACCTTAACCGAAACGTGAATTTCTTGCTCTGTGGTGGCAAGTAGAGACACAGCAACTCTATCCGTATTCCATAACAACCACAACCCACCAGCAAAACCTATAGTTTTCGTGTGAATGGCCTCGTCAAAAGGAAGCCTATCTGTGATCTCCTTGGCTCTGTCTCCGCTTACTCGAGTTTCCATCACAATAAGCATAGCTGGGTTATGATTCTGAACCAACTCCCTCACATGATTTCGAAATTCAGGCTTCAGAGCACCCCTACAGTTCCAAGCGATGATATTCATGACTACCCAATGACAAGGGGTGGGGCATTCATCGAAGAGAGGCAGACGCCTCACCTCCTCCATCAAATTCCATCCTGTCTTTTTCACTGATTCCATTGACTGTAGGCAATGCTTTAATACCcccatcttcttctcctctgCTTTGACAAACAAAGATTGTGAATGGTTGGATCACTTGGGTGAATTTCACGGCGAACCGATTGCCCAAAAGGCTGATTGCCACAAGCTTCAGTATCGGGATTGGGGGAATTTGAGAGAATCTCTCCCAGACCATCATGATCTCCTCCTCAGTCTCTAACACATCGGTCAGCCACACCGGTATTAATAGAGAAATCCATCTCCATGCCTCCTTCAGATTGGACCTGAACTGCCCCACTATTGCTGAGATTACCACTGCCTTTCCCTTCACTTGTATCGCCCATGCTATTTTTTGACTTACTAAGGAACTGAAACTTTCCATCTTCGTCAGCTTGAGATGCAGTGTTAGTGGGAGTCCAAAAAGTTTTCAGAAGTTTGTTTGATCTTATTCCTTCACTAGTTTCGGCGTCTTTAGAATGTGCTGGAGCTACCTTAAGTCTTGCCAAGACTTTTTTGCCCTTAATGGAAAATGGGCCTTCATGAGCAATACTTGTGCCTTTGTTGAACAGGCCCAACTTATATGGACTATCTAAAATAATACCTATGCCTTTTACGCTAGATTTTTCCTTTAGTGGCTCTTCCGACCCCACCAGCTCaccatttgctttccttttcccttcattaatttttaaaacaccCAAGCCAGGTGTCACCTTAGCCGTACCACCAGGCCTTGCTTGCTCATCAACTCCTTCATGCCGCACTGCATGCAGAATGTTAGTGGGAGCAGAGTTGTGCCTTTTGTCCTTTCTGTAGCTGGACTTCTTACGGCTCACTACCATCCAAGGACCATACGTGTCATCTTTTGGGTCCACTTCATGCGAATCGCATGGCCTGGGTACCTCAGTGTCGTTATCATTCCTGGTAGGGACATGTTGTCCTTCCGGCGCAGGTGGCCTTTCCGGTGATGGTTTTCTAATAGTAAAAAAGCATTCCTCTCTCCGATGACCAAGATGGCCCCAAGAAAAGCAGAACCTGTGCAACCCCTTATAAGTGATAGGTTGCTCAATGTTATCCACAAGCACCGCATTTGCAAGGGGTTTCTCAATATCCACCTGAATGCAAAGCCTGGCGTACCTACCCCTTGTACCAGTTGCAGTGTGAGTGTCTATTCTGAGTACATTCCCAATGGCTTGACCGATGATGAGGAGGGCCTCAGAATCATAATACTCAATAGGTAGCTCGTTGAGTCTAACCCATACAGCGACCGAAGACACTACCGCCGTGGTTGGCTTGAAGTTTGGTTCCCAAGGTTTTAAGGATAGAAAGTTTTCTCCTATGAACCATGGCCCATTCTTGAGCACCAAATCATGATCTTCCTTCACTGAAAAACGGATGAGAAAGAAGTCTTTCCCTAGATGAACACAGTCTATCCTGCCAACCAGGTTCCATAGAGATAGGATTTTTGCATGAAGAAAGGTGTATCCCACTGTTCTCCCATATACCTTCATAATGAGTGCTTTGGACCATGGCGCACGAATACACTGCTTTAAGCCCTGGGATATTTTTGCTGCAACCAAACCTTCCCTGAGCTCCTTTATTTCTTCGCTTTCCATGTCTGCTTCAACAGAGCTTGGTGCCATATCAGTCTCCTCTTTGTCTCTTAGATCAAAAGCTTGTGCAAAAGCTCCTGGAATCTCACCGACAAGCTTATCCTTGAAGGACAGCTTCGGGCTTACAGAATCAGTAACAGCCCGGTTCACGGCGCCGGTCCGTTCAGTGGTATCGTGGTGGTTATCTATAACCTTTTTTCGTGCTACGGATGAGTTCGTCTTTTTCTTCGCTAGAGAGAGTGAGAGCGTTTTCTCTCTCCATGAGCGTTTAGTTAGCTCAATTATTAAGAG
This genomic window contains:
- the LOC115966748 gene encoding uncharacterized protein LOC115966748, producing the protein MESVKKTGWNLMEEVRRLPLFDECPTPCHWVVMNIIAWNCRGALKPEFRNHVRELVQNHNPAMLIVMETRVSGDRAKEITDRLPFDEAIHTKTIGFAGGLWLLWNTDRVAVSLLATTEQEIHVSVKVRPSDTQCFLSAVYASPKFNERCILWKNLVNVASLHSSPWIIAGDFNKVLADNDKFGGRTVNANRSLLFKDCLDSCNMVDLGFSGPRFTWSNCRGIRRLIQERLDRFFVNPDWCTLYPNARVSHLTHVHSDHCPVLLDFEPSADSSLNKPFKFQSF